The Azospirillum baldaniorum DNA window TGCCCGGCGCCGACGTGGCGACCTATCTCGGCCTCATCACGAGCGAGCACGCCAGCCAACCCCTATACCGCGCAGCGCTGACGGCGCTGCTCAAGCCGCTCTCGGACGGGCAGGGAAGCTTCGCCGGGCTGGCTGACCGCTTCGACCTTGATCGCGCCGTGGGCGACCAGCTCGACACCATCGGGCTTTGGGTGGGGGCAAGCCGGCGACTGACCGTGCCGCTGACCGGCGTCTACTTCAGCTTCGACACCGCGGGCGTCGGCTTCGACCAGGGCTCCTGGTGGGCTGTCGGCGATCCGACAGGGTACCTCACCGTCCTGCCGGACGACGGGTACCGGACGCTGATCCGCGCGCGCATCGCCGCGAATGCCTGGGACGGCACCATTCCCGGTGCCTATGCGGTCTGGGACATCGCCTTCGCCGGCACCGGGTACTCGGTCCTGATCCAAGACAACCAGAACATGACGATGGATTTCGCACTGCTCGGGCCGTCGCCCGACGCGGTGACGCTGGCCCTTTTCACGGGCGGCTACCTCAACGTCCGGCCGGCCGGCGTGGCGGTCAACGCCTACTGGACCCAATCCGTCCCGGACACCCCCTATTTCGGCTTCGACGCCGCCGACTCCGGCATCGCCGGGTTCGACGTGGGCGCCTGGGGCCTCCCCACTTCTCCTTGAGGAATCCACATGGCGACCAACGATTTCATTCCCTTCGCCACGGCCACGGGCGCGAACGTCGAGACGCAGGCGAATTGGGAGACCGACACCGGGTCCGGCGGCGCGCTGGAAGGCGGTTTTCAATCCGGGCTCGCCCGGTCTGCCCAGGTTAACAAGGCCATTCGGCAGGGCACCGTTATGGCGTCCGCCGCTGGGCAGGCCATCGGCACCGTGACGGGGCAGGACGCTCTGGACAATGGCGACGTTGACCTGCTCGCCCTGCGGTTTCAGGCCGCGATGGGCATGTCCCGCATGCAGGTCTTCACCTCTCCGGGACCTTCACTGTTCCCGACGGCGTGACCCGCGTCCGCGTGACCGTGATCGGCGGCGGCGGGGCGGGCGGCTACAACTCCACCTATGCCAGCGGCGGGGGCGGCAGCGGCGGCCGGGCCATCAAGACCATCACCGGACTCGTTCCGGGCGCCACGGTCGCCGTGACGGTCGGGGCCGGCGGTGTGAGCCCTGGCACGGCAGGGAGCGGTGGCAATGGGGGCGTCTCCTCCTTCGGCGCTTATTGCAGCGCGTCGGGAGGAACGGGCGGCGGCGGGGGTACCGGAGCGGCGAATGCTGGCGGTGGGCCGGGCGTCGGCTCCGGCGGCGATCTGAACGATTACGGGGCGTACGGCACCGACGGCTTGCAATTCGGCCCCGGCGCTCCCTCGACGGGCTGCGGCGGTGCCGGCGGCGGCCCCGGCGGTGGTCGCGGAACGTCCGGATTTGTGACCGGGGTCAGCGCCAACGGCTACGGCGGCGGCGGCGGCGGCGGCGGCAGCGGCGCCTCCGGCGGTGCCGGCAAAAGCGGCCTCGTGATCGTGGAGTACTGAGCATGACGAATCCTCTGGCCGACGACTGGAAGTCGACGGGCGACCAACTCCTGGCCTCGCTCTGGAACCTGATCACGACGGTCGGCCTTGCGCCGAGCGGCACCACCACCAACCCCGGCATGGCTTTCGCCGACGAACCCGGTACCGGCTTCAGCCGACCGGCCGCCGGAACCATGGCCGCGTCCGTTCTGGGCGTCGAGCAGGCGCGGCTGACCCAGGGTGCGCTGTCGCTGACCGGCGCGGCGCTGAACCAGCTTCGCGCCGCGCCGGTCGTGGCGGCGGCTACGGTCGATCTGGGGGCCGTCAAGGGCAACTACGTCCCGATCACCGGCAGCGCCAGCATCACGTCGCTCGGGACGGCGCAGGCGGGCGCGGAGCGCCTCCTGCGCTTCGACGGCGCGTCGACGCTGGTTCAGGACCCGACCAAGATCATCCTCCCCGGCGGCGCCAGCATCACGACCGCGGCGGGCGATCTCGCCTGGGTGGTCAGTGAGGGCGGCGGCCTGTGGCGATGCGTCGAGTTCTGGTCGGCGGCGTCGCCGTTCCTACGCATCAACGGCAACGGGTCGCAGGTCACGGCCATTGCTGCGGGGGGCTCCGTGCTGCGGACCAATGCGGCCCGGTTCGGTGAGCGCCTGTCGCTCTACGACGTCGGCTGCGCTTGCAACGGCGTGGCGAACGACGCCACGGCGCTCGCGCTGTTCTTCGCGACCACGACCCTGACCGGCGGCGTCCTCGCTGTCCCGGAATCCGCCAAGGTCTATTTCGGGGCATCCATCACAATCCCCGCCGGCTGGTCTATTGTCGGGCCGGGCGGTCATGGTGTGCTGACGCCCGCCAGCACCAGTTCATACTACAATCTTGGGGGGCAGATCGCCCTTGGGGCCGGAGCAACGATCACTCTCAGCGAGCGCGCCGGCCTAAGGGGGCTTCTCATTATCCGCCGTGGCTTGACGCAGCCTGTTCCGGACGTAGCGACCGCCACGGCGTTGATCGGACAGTTTTCCGGAACAGCGGTTGTCATGGCCGGCGCCGATGCCCAGGTCGTTGGTTGCATGTTGCTGGGGCATAGCTTAGGCGTCGATACCGGAGGGTCGGAGCGCGCCCGGGTTATCGGCAACAAAAGCCACTGCACCAATGACATTCACCTAAACGGCGGAACCGACGTTTGCGAGATCGGTGAAAACAATCTTTGGCCTTTCATGACGGCGCGTGTGACGGGGGTTCATAACGGGTCGGACGCTTCTGCCGCCCCGCTTCGCACCGCCGGCTTCGGCGTCAAGGTGACGGGCGGGCGGATTGGTCGAATGTTTACAAGAACATGGCGTACGGCAAGGCGTACGCCTATATCGCAGAAAATTCGTCGAACATTAGCTTCGACCGCTGCCAAGCTGACTACACAAGCCCAAACACAGGGAGTGTTGCGGGTTTTAGTGTGATCGGGACATCTATTTACACATCAATACTAAACTGCACTGGCGTTGCGCAAGCCACCTGCGTGTACATCGACTCCACGGGCGGGGCTCTCGCCGACAATGGTGTTCGCGTTATCGGTGGCATCTGGGCGGCGTCTGCCACCAACATCAACGTCGTCAACGGCGCAGCGGCAATCACCAGCAACCAGTTCTATTCCGGCACGCAAGGCGTGGTATGCGGGGCTGGGGCTGAGCCGGGGAGCATTATTGGCAACTATTTCCAGAATGTCGCAGACCCCCTCGTCATCGATGCGGCGGTTATCGACAAGATGGAAATCCTCGGGAATAGCTATGATGGGGTGACGGAGGCGCAGGGCAACCGTCTGAACGCCAACTTGATGGTAAAGGCATCCAGCGGCGCAGTGACCATCATGGACACCCGCCCAATGGCTCCGGGATTCGGTGGGTCTCTGTTGCTTGGCGGCCCTTTCGAGTCTGGCAGCTTTGGCGGATACGCCGGGGTTCGCGGGCATCTGGTCGCAGGAACCGCCGGCAACGAGGCCGCAGACCTCGTTTTTCAGGCGAGGCGACTGGGGTCGATGGTGGATTATCTGCGGCTCGGCTATGACGGGCAGTTCTATCCTGAAGTCGACAACGCCAACGATAACGGGACGGATTCAAAGAGATGGCGCTCTGTCCGTGCGGTGCTCGGCCAGTTCTCAAACGTCGCGTATGACGGCTTGGTGAAAGTCTCT harbors:
- a CDS encoding DUF2612 domain-containing protein, giving the protein PGADVATYLGLITSEHASQPLYRAALTALLKPLSDGQGSFAGLADRFDLDRAVGDQLDTIGLWVGASRRLTVPLTGVYFSFDTAGVGFDQGSWWAVGDPTGYLTVLPDDGYRTLIRARIAANAWDGTIPGAYAVWDIAFAGTGYSVLIQDNQNMTMDFALLGPSPDAVTLALFTGGYLNVRPAGVAVNAYWTQSVPDTPYFGFDAADSGIAGFDVGAWGLPTSP